A genomic window from Solanum dulcamara chromosome 11, daSolDulc1.2, whole genome shotgun sequence includes:
- the LOC129875113 gene encoding protein PHLOEM PROTEIN 2-LIKE A9-like: protein MEYSNSHFEGNHISDDIENGFEIYPSALNIVWGKDERYWKLPEGKNDPAELVQVSWLEVTGWCDKVTRGTTYEVKFELKLTPDAFGFSELPLYFMVKSGSKNLWKKIHLTKDANVESNGTYIVPNNLVIKITESVYEDSKLCFGIYEVWSGKWKGGLIIQKVIIKKKTEKE from the exons ATGGAATATtcaaactcacactttgaaggAAATCATATCTCTGATGATATAGAAAATGGG TTCGAAATTTATCCTTCAGCTCTTAATATCGTTTGGGGAAAGGATGAACGATATTGGAAACTACCCGAAGG GAAAAACGACCCAGCAGAACTTGTACAAGTAAGTTGGCTAGAGGTAACAGGGTGGTGTGACAAAGTAACGCGAGGTACAACATATGAAGTTAAGTTCGAGTTGAAATTGACACCAGATGCATTTGGTTTTAGTGAGTTACCCCTCTACTTTATGGTCAAATCTGGATCCAAAAACCTATggaaaaaaatacatttaaccAAAGATGCCAATGTTGAATCAAATGGAACATATATCGTACCAAACAATCTTGTCATTAAAATAACTGAATCTGTATATGAAGACAGCAAGCTTTGTTTTGGGATCTATGAAGTTTGGAGTGGAAAATGGAAAGGAGGATTAATTATCCAAAAAGTAATCATTAAGAAGAAGACAGAAAAGgagtaa